The following coding sequences are from one Paenibacillus tundrae window:
- the mobB gene encoding molybdopterin-guanine dinucleotide biosynthesis protein B, producing the protein MSDIQTKQPHIVQIVGYKNSGKSTLTAALTKQLTFLGRRVAVIKHDGHDHFQMDHEGTDSYNFTANGASAVVVMSDTRTAIIEQRATELRDMVEYLTEYDWILIEGHKQAAYPKLLMIREPEDLILYEQLQEIIAVVTRAPVGRDDVACEQLVWHDIQQTEHIGNWLLQRIEGI; encoded by the coding sequence ATGTCAGATATCCAAACAAAGCAACCTCATATCGTGCAGATCGTGGGATATAAAAACTCAGGTAAGAGTACGCTGACAGCAGCGTTGACTAAACAATTGACCTTTCTTGGACGCAGGGTCGCCGTCATTAAACATGATGGACATGATCACTTCCAGATGGATCATGAAGGCACGGATTCCTATAACTTCACCGCGAATGGAGCCTCGGCTGTCGTTGTGATGTCCGATACACGGACGGCCATCATTGAACAACGAGCTACAGAGCTTCGTGACATGGTTGAATATTTAACTGAGTATGACTGGATTCTGATTGAAGGGCACAAGCAAGCGGCATATCCCAAGCTTCTGATGATTCGAGAACCCGAAGATCTCATATTGTACGAACAATTACAGGAGATCATAGCCGTGGTTACAAGGGCACCAGTAGGTCGTGACGATGTAGCTTGTGAGCAGTTAGTTTGGCACGATATTCAGCAGACAGAGCATATCGGTAACTGGCTGTTACAACGTATTGAGGGGATTTAA
- a CDS encoding molybdopterin molybdotransferase MoeA, with translation MTNAKFNRTAVQVPDAQAKIAAHVRPGAIEKVSLESAHGRTLAEKIVAPHPYPFFRRSGMDGYAILSSDTLHASSEQQIWLRVVDEIPCGYTSDQTITPGTTARIMTGAQVPEGADAVVMLEMTESKTENGEQWIGLKRQVQAKANITPIGLEVEEGQLLLDAGTLIQAGEQSVLATFGVAEVPVFRRPKVAIFATGTELLALDEPLQPGRIRNSNSYLLRSLVVEAGGEPIMYGSIADDAETARKTLAEAVKHNDMVVTTGGVSVGDYDIMGDLVREDDIEMLFNKVTMRPGSVTTAAIVDQKNLFALSGNPGACFVGFNLFVRPTIRMMQNDPHPYLQEWTAILDEGYTKVNNYTRFVRGRIEVRNGEVHALPAAARVDESSVMITIKDSECLIIIPPDKKGVPAGELVRILKLPTGLVR, from the coding sequence ATGACAAATGCTAAATTCAATCGAACGGCTGTACAGGTTCCTGATGCTCAGGCTAAAATTGCTGCTCATGTACGACCAGGCGCAATCGAGAAAGTGTCCTTAGAATCGGCACATGGACGCACGCTTGCGGAGAAGATCGTTGCGCCCCATCCGTATCCGTTCTTCCGCAGATCAGGAATGGATGGCTACGCCATACTAAGCAGCGACACGCTTCATGCTAGCAGCGAACAGCAAATCTGGCTTCGTGTTGTAGATGAGATTCCTTGTGGATATACATCGGATCAGACGATTACGCCAGGTACAACAGCGCGAATAATGACCGGAGCACAGGTGCCAGAAGGTGCTGACGCTGTTGTGATGCTTGAGATGACCGAGAGTAAAACAGAGAATGGCGAGCAATGGATTGGCTTGAAACGACAGGTACAGGCAAAGGCTAACATTACGCCAATTGGGCTAGAAGTAGAAGAAGGCCAGTTGCTGCTGGATGCAGGCACGCTGATCCAAGCAGGTGAACAATCCGTATTAGCTACATTTGGTGTAGCGGAAGTACCCGTATTTCGACGGCCGAAGGTGGCGATCTTCGCAACGGGAACCGAATTGTTAGCTTTGGACGAGCCGCTGCAGCCTGGACGGATTCGTAATAGTAACAGTTATTTACTGCGCTCACTCGTTGTTGAGGCAGGTGGTGAGCCGATCATGTACGGTTCCATTGCAGATGATGCGGAAACCGCGCGTAAAACACTAGCTGAAGCAGTCAAGCACAACGATATGGTTGTTACAACAGGCGGCGTGTCTGTAGGTGACTATGATATTATGGGAGATCTGGTGCGTGAAGACGACATCGAAATGCTGTTTAACAAAGTGACAATGAGACCAGGAAGTGTCACCACAGCAGCCATCGTGGATCAAAAAAACCTATTTGCATTATCAGGCAATCCAGGAGCATGTTTTGTTGGATTTAACTTATTTGTTCGACCTACGATTCGCATGATGCAAAATGATCCTCATCCTTATTTACAAGAATGGACAGCGATATTAGATGAAGGATATACAAAGGTAAATAACTATACCCGTTTTGTGCGGGGACGAATAGAGGTTCGAAATGGTGAGGTTCATGCATTGCCGGCAGCAGCCCGGGTTGATGAATCCAGTGTGATGATCACGATCAAGGATAGCGAATGTTTGATTATTATTCCGCCTGACAAAAAGGGCGTTCCTGCGGGTGAGCTAGTACGGATTCTTAAGCTGCCTACAGGTCTTGTGAGATAG
- a CDS encoding HNH endonuclease, with amino-acid sequence MNDRCELCGREPVKTTVHHLTPKQMGGSFMPTADLCIACHKQIHSLFTNRDIMTLGLTTLQALREHERMVPFIRWIRKQPATTIPRIRKSNHVRNS; translated from the coding sequence GTGAATGATCGATGTGAATTATGTGGTAGAGAGCCTGTCAAAACAACTGTTCATCATCTTACGCCCAAGCAGATGGGAGGCAGCTTCATGCCTACTGCGGATCTATGTATTGCGTGCCACAAACAAATTCATTCCCTCTTCACAAATCGAGATATTATGACGCTGGGATTAACTACCCTTCAGGCTCTTCGAGAGCATGAACGTATGGTTCCGTTTATTCGCTGGATTCGCAAACAACCCGCAACAACGATTCCGCGTATCCGCAAATCGAATCATGTTCGTAATTCCTGA
- a CDS encoding DUF4247 domain-containing protein, giving the protein MKKRMAHSLKLMLVLSLVMSLLSACGAPTVQDTYPLESVSGSGNTTSYVYRAAERTVPEVAQELSEQRQPDQISAESTERMFLVYQDQYYHLQQDPNKAEDTLIEVDSKEYVRQNYDSSFLQGYLTATLIGNLFDSFGGGGNGKYRGYTNKDTYKPREGTYRAPTSNDKKLAPPITVERKGSITRRGGDTDTSVGSGGGLFSRKKEPSSGKIDRGKSGGLFNSPKSSYKKPKTRVGGGRIMRRR; this is encoded by the coding sequence ATGAAAAAACGCATGGCACATAGTTTGAAATTAATGTTGGTTCTTAGCCTTGTGATGTCACTGTTGTCCGCTTGCGGTGCACCTACCGTACAGGACACCTACCCACTTGAATCTGTGAGTGGTAGCGGTAACACCACATCCTATGTATACCGGGCTGCTGAGCGTACCGTTCCAGAGGTTGCCCAGGAATTGTCTGAGCAGCGTCAACCTGATCAGATTTCGGCTGAGAGCACCGAGCGGATGTTCCTGGTGTATCAGGATCAATATTATCATTTACAGCAGGATCCCAATAAAGCGGAAGACACGTTAATCGAAGTCGATTCCAAAGAATACGTTCGTCAGAATTACGATTCTTCCTTTTTACAGGGATATTTAACCGCAACGTTAATCGGAAATTTGTTTGATTCCTTTGGCGGAGGCGGAAACGGGAAATATCGTGGTTATACAAACAAAGATACGTACAAACCAAGGGAAGGCACGTATCGTGCGCCTACAAGTAATGACAAAAAGCTTGCTCCACCGATTACCGTGGAACGCAAAGGCTCAATTACTAGACGTGGGGGCGATACGGACACCAGTGTAGGTTCTGGCGGAGGTTTGTTTAGTCGTAAGAAGGAACCAAGTTCAGGTAAGATTGATCGCGGCAAAAGTGGCGGATTATTCAACTCACCCAAGAGCTCTTACAAGAAGCCAAAAACAAGGGTGGGCGGAGGCCGAATCATGCGGCGAAGGTAG
- a CDS encoding DUF4178 domain-containing protein, protein MSVWKRIKGILAKPEPPRAEKTMLQLEPGDICEVSLVIYEVVGRVHHRSRNAVVLTLQDGTAFRHLHIEERELTRYALYTPIDGRLDAPDEVPTLLDLDGRAYHLEEEYGGMVTTAGRTPYGQAGEQLVWQYQSDDHKLLRVEWQDRRFTLYEGEVILPADIKVIRSS, encoded by the coding sequence ATGAGTGTATGGAAACGGATTAAAGGAATACTAGCTAAACCCGAACCGCCTCGGGCCGAGAAGACGATGCTACAGCTTGAACCTGGTGATATCTGTGAAGTCTCTCTTGTGATATATGAGGTTGTTGGGCGGGTACATCATCGTTCGAGAAATGCCGTCGTATTAACATTGCAGGATGGTACAGCTTTCAGACACTTGCACATTGAAGAGCGTGAATTGACACGCTATGCTCTCTACACACCGATTGACGGTCGTCTAGATGCACCAGATGAGGTTCCAACCTTATTAGATCTAGATGGACGCGCATACCACCTGGAGGAAGAATATGGAGGTATGGTAACGACTGCAGGCAGAACACCATATGGCCAGGCAGGAGAGCAGCTCGTGTGGCAGTATCAATCTGATGATCACAAGCTACTTCGTGTGGAGTGGCAAGACAGACGTTTTACACTTTATGAGGGTGAGGTTATCCTTCCTGCGGATATCAAAGTGATTCGTTCGAGCTAG
- a CDS encoding DUF350 domain-containing protein, giving the protein MDLNILAMLVWTLSGSVLLFVLMYVDSLFTKYKDFAEVKAGNMAVTTRMVMKLFAQGYVLATSISTAGHLGEALLVSVVSFIILLILENGVHYVIRTRANLDLDTGIQQGKTGYGLFSGALHIVGALIIAACL; this is encoded by the coding sequence ATGGATTTGAACATTTTGGCAATGCTGGTCTGGACGTTATCGGGTTCGGTTTTGCTGTTTGTCTTGATGTACGTGGATTCATTGTTTACGAAATACAAGGATTTTGCTGAAGTGAAAGCAGGCAATATGGCTGTAACCACTCGGATGGTTATGAAGCTGTTTGCCCAAGGTTATGTACTGGCGACCTCCATCTCTACTGCAGGACATCTTGGTGAGGCACTGCTCGTATCTGTCGTATCCTTTATTATATTGCTGATTCTGGAGAATGGCGTGCATTATGTTATTCGTACAAGAGCCAATTTAGATCTGGATACAGGTATTCAACAAGGGAAAACAGGGTATGGTCTCTTCTCAGGTGCATTGCATATTGTAGGCGCATTAATTATTGCAGCTTGCTTATAA
- a CDS encoding PspA/IM30 family protein — MSIFKRLRDLTMSNINSIIDKAEDPIKMTDQYIRDMQEDLQDAEKAVAAQIAIEKKFKQLYEEQEALVKKREEQAHTAARAQNMDLARRALEEKKTAEEKMAEYKTSYDQNKASADNLRGKLDEMRKQLTEMKNKRETLVARYNAAKAQTEINKALNGFSSDTASAGMKRMEEKMMQMEAQAEASNEMSSKGKSLDDEFEKLGKDQAVEDELAALMKQYENKN, encoded by the coding sequence ATGTCCATTTTCAAACGTTTACGAGATCTAACGATGTCCAATATTAACTCCATCATTGATAAGGCAGAAGATCCAATCAAAATGACAGACCAGTATATCCGTGATATGCAAGAGGATTTGCAAGATGCGGAGAAGGCTGTAGCGGCACAGATCGCCATTGAGAAGAAGTTCAAGCAGCTTTATGAAGAGCAAGAAGCTTTAGTGAAGAAACGCGAAGAGCAAGCGCACACCGCAGCTCGCGCACAAAATATGGATTTGGCTCGCCGAGCGCTTGAAGAGAAGAAAACGGCTGAAGAAAAAATGGCTGAATACAAAACAAGCTATGACCAGAATAAAGCTTCCGCTGACAATCTGCGTGGTAAGTTAGATGAGATGCGCAAGCAATTAACGGAAATGAAAAACAAACGTGAGACTTTGGTTGCTCGTTATAATGCTGCGAAGGCTCAAACTGAAATCAACAAAGCGCTGAACGGATTCAGTTCCGATACTGCTAGTGCTGGAATGAAGCGTATGGAAGAAAAAATGATGCAAATGGAAGCACAGGCTGAAGCAAGCAATGAAATGTCCTCCAAAGGAAAGTCCTTGGATGATGAATTCGAGAAGCTTGGTAAAGATCAGGCGGTTGAAGATGAATTGGCAGCACTGATGAAGCAGTACGAGAATAAGAACTAA
- a CDS encoding polysaccharide deacetylase family protein: MRIRLIAISFIVFLLSGNFAPAHMSAEPNQASSPVTEFDAQGDEQLTLGQLRQKYADTFKTNGPSTKQVALTFDDVPDPRFTPQVLDVLKKYKVKATFFIVGKRAEKHPALVKRMVREGHIMGNHSYSHPEFSKLTMNDFRKQILHTGDIIHNLTGYTPKMIRPPYGDINEKQLQWAQKQQYSIVNWNVDSLDWKGLSKDEVKQNILSAVKPGSIVLQHAGGGVGSNLQGTIDALPEIIEELRARGYSLVTLDEMLNISKSK, from the coding sequence ATGCGTATTCGCCTCATCGCAATATCATTTATCGTCTTTCTCTTGAGCGGAAATTTCGCTCCTGCTCATATGTCAGCTGAACCGAACCAAGCCAGTTCACCTGTCACGGAGTTTGATGCACAAGGCGATGAACAGCTCACGCTAGGTCAACTAAGACAGAAATATGCTGATACGTTCAAGACGAATGGGCCTTCCACCAAACAGGTTGCTCTGACTTTTGATGATGTTCCTGATCCAAGGTTCACTCCACAGGTATTGGATGTTTTGAAAAAGTATAAAGTCAAAGCGACTTTTTTTATTGTAGGCAAGCGGGCAGAGAAACATCCGGCTCTAGTCAAACGTATGGTTCGCGAAGGTCATATCATGGGTAACCACAGCTATAGTCATCCTGAATTCAGTAAGCTGACGATGAACGATTTTCGCAAACAAATTTTACATACCGGGGATATCATTCACAATTTAACCGGGTATACGCCAAAAATGATTCGCCCACCTTACGGGGATATTAATGAGAAGCAGCTCCAATGGGCTCAGAAGCAGCAATATAGCATTGTGAACTGGAATGTCGATTCACTCGATTGGAAAGGTCTTTCCAAAGATGAAGTGAAGCAGAATATTTTATCGGCTGTTAAACCAGGGTCGATCGTTCTTCAACATGCAGGAGGCGGAGTGGGCTCTAACCTTCAGGGAACGATTGATGCGTTACCAGAGATCATTGAGGAGCTTCGAGCACGGGGATATAGCCTTGTAACACTGGACGAGATGTTAAACATCTCTAAGAGCAAGTAA
- a CDS encoding 3D domain-containing protein, with amino-acid sequence MFNKKRIAKAATALLTAAMLIQAVPAYADSVHVAKEGDTFYTLSKQYGVGMEALIKANANISPYNIYGGLKITVPGKANTVSAAAAPAAKAEAKTITTASLDVNADSKVVEAWGKTFDYSKSIEMKATAYSADPSENGKWGAVDYFGNPLELGTIAVDPSVIPLGTKVLVTGHTHPGLPKQAFVATARDTGGAIKGKRVDIFIPGSKQSVSTFGFQDVELYILK; translated from the coding sequence ATGTTTAACAAGAAACGTATTGCGAAAGCAGCAACAGCATTGCTGACAGCAGCTATGCTCATTCAGGCCGTTCCAGCTTACGCTGACTCTGTTCATGTGGCCAAAGAGGGGGATACATTCTATACTTTATCCAAACAGTATGGTGTAGGTATGGAAGCACTCATTAAAGCAAATGCAAATATTTCACCTTATAACATCTATGGTGGGCTGAAAATTACTGTACCTGGAAAAGCCAACACCGTCTCAGCAGCAGCGGCTCCAGCAGCCAAAGCAGAGGCTAAAACGATCACAACAGCAAGCTTGGATGTCAATGCAGACAGCAAAGTGGTTGAAGCCTGGGGCAAAACATTTGATTACAGCAAGTCCATTGAAATGAAGGCAACAGCGTACTCTGCAGATCCATCCGAAAACGGAAAATGGGGTGCTGTAGATTACTTCGGTAATCCGCTTGAATTGGGTACAATCGCTGTAGATCCAAGTGTGATCCCGCTGGGAACGAAAGTCCTCGTGACAGGTCACACACACCCAGGACTGCCGAAACAAGCGTTTGTAGCTACGGCGCGAGATACAGGCGGTGCGATTAAAGGTAAACGCGTTGATATTTTCATTCCTGGCAGTAAACAATCCGTGAGCACATTCGGTTTCCAAGATGTTGAGCTTTACATTCTAAAATAA
- a CDS encoding amino acid ABC transporter ATP-binding protein codes for MIDVSQLYKSYGKNEVLKGIDVTIGKGEVVVVIGPSGSGKSTFLRCLNLLEQPTSGEILFEGVSITEPKHNINATREKMGMVFQHFNLFPHKTIQQNITIAPIKVKKQSVQEADQIAADLLKTVGLSDKKDAYPNQLSGGQKQRIAIARALAMQPHVMLFDEPTSALDPEMVGEVLDVMKRLAEGGMTMVIVTHEMGFAREVGDRILFMDGGVIIEQGTPDEVFGAPKNARTRDFLAKVL; via the coding sequence GTGATCGACGTTAGTCAATTATATAAATCCTATGGAAAAAATGAAGTATTAAAAGGCATTGATGTCACGATTGGCAAAGGCGAGGTTGTCGTTGTCATTGGACCATCCGGTTCGGGTAAAAGTACATTTTTGCGTTGTCTGAACCTGCTTGAGCAGCCGACTTCAGGCGAGATCCTATTCGAAGGTGTTTCAATTACAGAACCGAAGCATAACATCAATGCTACGCGTGAAAAGATGGGTATGGTGTTTCAACATTTCAACCTGTTTCCTCATAAGACGATTCAGCAGAACATCACGATTGCTCCAATCAAAGTAAAGAAACAATCGGTACAGGAAGCAGATCAGATTGCAGCCGATTTGCTTAAAACGGTGGGTCTTTCTGACAAAAAAGATGCATACCCTAACCAGTTGTCAGGTGGACAAAAACAACGTATTGCGATTGCGAGAGCCTTGGCGATGCAACCACATGTAATGTTGTTTGACGAGCCAACTTCAGCACTCGATCCAGAGATGGTTGGAGAGGTGCTTGATGTCATGAAACGCCTGGCAGAGGGTGGAATGACGATGGTCATTGTTACGCATGAGATGGGCTTCGCTCGTGAAGTAGGAGACCGAATTCTGTTTATGGATGGCGGAGTAATTATTGAGCAAGGAACACCTGATGAAGTGTTTGGTGCACCTAAGAATGCTCGTACACGTGATTTTCTTGCCAAAGTTCTATAG
- a CDS encoding ABC transporter substrate-binding protein/permease — MKLISRYTMMLLAFVLMLTVAVPTVLASGTTDNSGGKKLVLGTSADFAPYEFHKVINGKDEIVGFDIEIAKEIAADLGAELVIEDMGFDGLLPALQSGRVDLVISGMTPTDERKKSIDFSDTYYKSKQVIMIRTEDTDKYQTMADLQNEKIGVQKGSIQETIGQGISGAKLTALDKISDIVLQLQTKRVNAAIVEDTVAAGYLDDAIGLAPIVVDEEQVEAAIGIRKGNTELLNAVNSTLERLKSENRIEEMVTEASQLMAGKDTKNIFQVFWAYKSFYATGIGYTLLLSALGVLFGVIIGLIICMFRMHDMAILRWIGTAYVELIRGTPMLVQLMIIYYGLSLTFGINFSALQAGVITLSINSGAYLAEIFRAGVQGVDRGQLEAARSLGMGRGAAMRYIILPQAFKAVLPAIGNEFVTIIKESSIISVIGMVDIMYQASVVKNITYQGMNPFLIAAAIYFVMTFILSKLLGRLERKLNASDRR, encoded by the coding sequence TTGAAATTGATTAGTCGTTATACCATGATGCTGCTGGCCTTTGTACTGATGTTGACAGTTGCTGTACCGACGGTACTCGCAAGCGGCACTACGGACAATTCAGGCGGTAAAAAATTGGTGCTCGGCACAAGTGCCGACTTCGCACCATATGAATTCCATAAAGTGATTAATGGAAAAGATGAAATTGTTGGATTTGATATTGAAATTGCAAAAGAAATCGCTGCTGATCTGGGAGCAGAGCTTGTCATTGAGGATATGGGATTTGACGGACTTCTACCGGCACTCCAGAGTGGTCGTGTGGACTTAGTCATCTCAGGTATGACACCAACGGATGAGCGTAAGAAAAGTATCGATTTCTCTGATACGTATTATAAATCGAAGCAAGTCATTATGATTCGCACCGAGGATACAGATAAATATCAAACGATGGCGGATCTGCAAAATGAGAAAATCGGGGTTCAAAAGGGTTCTATTCAGGAAACCATTGGTCAGGGAATCTCGGGTGCCAAATTAACGGCACTGGATAAAATCTCCGATATCGTTCTGCAATTGCAGACCAAGCGTGTAAATGCTGCGATTGTAGAAGATACCGTAGCTGCTGGTTATCTGGACGATGCCATCGGTCTTGCACCTATTGTGGTGGACGAAGAGCAGGTCGAGGCTGCAATCGGGATTCGCAAAGGCAATACCGAGTTGCTAAATGCCGTAAATAGTACGTTGGAACGGCTTAAGAGCGAAAATAGAATTGAAGAAATGGTAACCGAAGCAAGCCAATTGATGGCAGGTAAAGATACCAAAAATATTTTTCAAGTATTCTGGGCGTATAAAAGCTTCTATGCGACAGGGATAGGTTATACCCTTTTGTTATCTGCACTCGGTGTATTGTTCGGGGTAATCATCGGTTTGATTATCTGTATGTTCCGTATGCATGATATGGCTATTCTGCGTTGGATCGGTACAGCGTATGTTGAACTGATTCGTGGTACGCCAATGCTCGTGCAATTGATGATTATCTATTATGGATTGTCACTGACCTTCGGAATTAATTTCTCGGCGCTACAAGCCGGTGTAATCACACTCTCCATCAACAGTGGTGCTTACCTTGCGGAGATCTTCCGTGCAGGGGTACAAGGTGTAGATCGTGGACAATTAGAGGCTGCTCGTTCACTGGGTATGGGTAGAGGTGCAGCGATGCGCTACATTATATTGCCACAAGCGTTCAAGGCCGTATTACCTGCAATCGGTAATGAGTTCGTAACGATTATTAAAGAGTCTTCCATCATCTCGGTTATTGGTATGGTCGACATTATGTATCAAGCAAGTGTGGTCAAAAATATTACGTACCAAGGGATGAATCCATTCCTTATTGCAGCAGCTATTTATTTTGTAATGACCTTCATATTGTCCAAGCTGCTCGGACGACTGGAAAGGAAGTTGAATGCAAGTGATCGACGTTAG
- a CDS encoding M20 family metallopeptidase encodes MTHSKSQILTVIDQYASRFKEISSYIGANPELGNEEYLASARLKEELTYHGFEVEAPILGLDTAFIGTYTAAKSGSTIALLCEYDALPEIGHACGHHLICMMSLGAAVGLKSILDEVGGTLKVFGTPAEETRGAKVPMAEAGMFDDCDIAIMAHPYYAYERSGSSLAIDAVQFEFHGKSSHAAASPHEGINALDAVIQTFNGINAFRQQVKSTVRIHGVINHGGQAANIIPDYASAQFYVRASTRKELNVLTKRIIQIAEGSALQTGCKLVTSNYETSYDEMVTNERLSNTFSENLVQLGIPQEEIVSGNDHGSMDIGNVSLRCPAIHPYIRVVDEVHTLHSIEFRDLALQERALDGMILGAKALATTAYDVLTQPSLLEAIQSEFKQLKY; translated from the coding sequence ATGACACATTCCAAATCACAAATTTTAACGGTTATTGACCAATATGCTTCCCGTTTTAAAGAAATTTCATCATACATCGGTGCAAATCCCGAACTTGGCAACGAAGAGTATCTTGCCTCTGCTCGCTTAAAAGAAGAATTAACATATCATGGCTTCGAAGTAGAAGCGCCGATTCTCGGACTTGATACAGCTTTTATTGGAACTTACACCGCTGCTAAGTCTGGGTCAACCATCGCTTTATTGTGCGAATATGATGCCTTACCTGAGATTGGTCATGCCTGTGGACATCACCTCATCTGTATGATGAGTCTCGGCGCAGCTGTAGGTCTCAAGTCGATCCTCGATGAAGTGGGAGGAACCCTTAAAGTGTTCGGTACACCTGCCGAAGAGACGCGTGGTGCCAAAGTTCCTATGGCCGAGGCAGGCATGTTCGATGACTGTGATATTGCGATCATGGCTCACCCTTATTATGCTTATGAAAGATCAGGAAGCTCGCTCGCAATTGATGCCGTGCAGTTTGAGTTCCATGGCAAATCTTCTCACGCTGCAGCTAGCCCGCACGAAGGCATCAATGCACTCGATGCAGTCATCCAAACCTTTAATGGCATTAATGCTTTTCGGCAACAGGTCAAAAGCACTGTTAGAATTCACGGTGTAATTAATCATGGTGGACAAGCTGCGAACATTATCCCTGATTATGCTTCTGCTCAATTTTATGTACGGGCTTCCACTCGTAAAGAACTGAATGTCCTCACCAAGCGGATCATTCAAATTGCAGAAGGATCGGCATTGCAGACTGGATGTAAGCTGGTCACGTCCAACTATGAAACTTCTTATGATGAGATGGTAACCAACGAGCGCTTATCAAACACATTTAGCGAAAACTTAGTTCAACTCGGGATTCCACAAGAAGAGATCGTAAGTGGCAATGATCATGGCTCGATGGATATTGGTAATGTATCCCTTCGCTGTCCAGCGATTCACCCTTACATTCGTGTTGTGGATGAAGTTCATACCCTGCATTCCATTGAGTTCCGTGATTTGGCTCTACAGGAACGTGCGCTTGACGGTATGATTCTAGGTGCCAAGGCGCTTGCAACAACCGCTTACGATGTACTAACTCAGCCCTCATTGCTGGAAGCGATCCAGTCTGAGTTTAAGCAGCTTAAATATTAA